attgtatccaaaattaaaaataattggtaatcatcattgaaaaaaatatgtttaccataaatacatgaaaatttgttatttaaagtatttggttgacattttccataaaaatgttataaaaacttAAGTCTTTACTACATAAAGAAttgaattatcatattatcattatcaaaaaTGATTAGCTTTATGCCTCGAGAACATAATGAAAGAttgaaataaactaattttgtctttattgcaaatttaaaaGATCAAGcacttgtatacattttcattgGGTATTTTATGAACACTAGTCACTAGCTATATCATAACaatgacatttatattttctgaACATACCAATTAAGTAaagtatatgatttaaaattgtactcCATAGAAGTTTACTTaagatataatacattgtatttataattttaagtcatttgttaaataaaccattcaattttaacattataaattagatattaatgaAGGGGTCAATGGATAAAGGTGttaactaacatttttgaaattgttcaagtTAACATACACGTTTATGCACTACAACTAATGATTAATTCTTCTTATAACACGTAGGTAACCATAACTATTATTGGTAACTACTAAATAAAACCTTATCAAATAGTGATATAACTAtcgtttataacattataacacctTTATTCAtgcaataaaatgcatttttgaaaaaatgtcagTTAACACCTTTATCCATTGACcccttcaattttatttttctctattAAACACAAACTGctttattagttttacaattgcctaatatacttattatcatGTATTAAAACCTaacaacatacaatttatataaatgtattcataaaatactgaatacttgtatttctatttttgcaggtttttatatagttattctgTGATATAAAATGCCGGTGAACGAGAATGTAATTCTTCTTGACATTGAAGGAACAATTACATCAATTAGCTTTGTTAAAGATACATTATTTCCGTATGTCACTAAAGTCCTAGAGGATTACATAGAAAAATACTGGGACGATGAGAGTTTTCAACAAGATTTAGAATTATTACGCGCACAAGCAGTTATTGATTCTAATGTTGAAGGATTTGTCCCAATATCTACAGGCGACAATGCAAAGACATCGGTtatcaataatgtattatggCAGATGACCAACGATAAGAAAACTACTGCTCTAAAGCAATTACAAGGTCACATATGGAAAGATGGATATGAAAGTGGTCTTCTAAGAGGTCATTTATATGAAGATGTATTACCAGTTTTAAATAAGCTAACTGACTTTGGTAAAAAGATATACACTTACTCTTCTGGGAGTACAAAAGCTCAAGAGTACTTATTTCAATATTCCATGTACGGAGATGTGTCtggtatatttctaaaatattttgacactaaAATGGGTCCAAAAGGCTCAGAAactagttatataaatattgctaATGAGATAAATGTAAACTGTagtgatattttattcttaactgATGTAGTAGTTGAAGCAGAAGCAGCTGTAAAGGCCGGTTGTAATTCAATTCTTTTGGTAAGACCTGGCAACGCGCCTTTGGATCCTGAGAAAAGTTCAAAGTTTAGAATTATAAAGACACTAGATGAATTATTAGAAACCGAGTAAGaacataggtacaaaaaaaaaaaataaagtttttaaatacatatcattattatttacaaatgttacatttatattttattaattattcttataatatagattaaaaatatatgtacattttatagattttaagtaAAGTTTATCAATAAGTAAAGTCTATCAATTTCTAacaattaaatctaaatttcaaatttgtaccTTCAAtaagaaatgtttttaatttttttattcatttctatgagAGATACAACAAATTGTAAAGAAGTATTAATACATCAAGAAATTTATTAAGAaagtgacttttttttttaaaaaaagtgaagaaaatctaatttttacaactcaaatcaataattaaattaatatttttataatactagaTGACCTCATGCATTTTGTTGACCTTAAAAAAAGGCCAACTCATATCTtttatatgattcaaactttgttataattgttattcaatattctgtGCAtaatggtgtttaaaatttaaaaataaatagaaataatttaattttaaatttatgaatgtAATTACTGATAAGTAACTTTTTTCATACGGATAACTAAATGCTAgaagaaataaacaaatagGCGATGATAATTTGAATAGCTGTTATGACAACCAacctaaaataaatgatattatccAAACCTTCCTTGAATCGTCCATACCTTTCGGGGTTTTTTAATTGCATAACCCAtagccatttttattttacatattgtatttaatatttattgtattgtaaaattcTTGTGTTTGCatctctttaaaatgcgaaacTCCTTTCTTAGTGAAGTAGTGCATACTTACGTCTTACATGGTACAAAGATACTGTGACAATTTCAAGTCTCTTGCTATCATTGTTTAGGCTCTATATTATTCAGTTAGTGAGTCAGTCAGGACACATTATActgttatagattatattatataggtaggtatagattcCCACGGGATTATAAAATACAGTGACCAAAtgtcaaatatcaaaattatataaaattatccaatcgtaataacaattatattaaatgtaaccGGTggctatgatttatatataaaaaaaaatgttaatttttttctattattactatattatagttgtcaTGTCCAGCATTGGTAATACCAaagatttgttgtttttttataaatattatatttgaaaaaatgtttataccatataactactaattataatagtaatataaaatgtacttatgtacctaattatggcaaacctataaataaacaaaaaaaattaagtaggtatagcttTTTAGCTATAGACCTAGGGATGgggatagaaaaaaatatatagatatattaatttctactaaatttataatattactatttcatAGTATGTAACCTGGCAAgtggcaaccaattataaacaaaaaaaaattattgaaaaaacgcctcagtttttatctaattttccaattttccgaGTAATTTCTCCAATTTTTTCCCGTAAAAACTTCATTTGGAAACCTATTGAGTGTTAGCTATtactaacatttataaaatacaaagaacCAAATCGCCATTTGAAATCGGTCCATCTGTTCTCGAGTGATGTTCTTACCAACGAacagctttttatttttattacataagaatttgaatgtatttttattatagagtggtaaaaaattacaatacctactaaaatatcaCAGTAGGTAGAATATAAagtttgttgtataaaaatatgtcaataatgattaatgattagcGTAAATGCATAATAGCGTGTATAAGTTAAtagatatttgattattatttgatattactaaaatattgtaaaaatcgaGGAAGTCACTTTAGTACTTGACTGTATAGTAGGTAGTTTTTGAGATTCGAGGGTACCTTGTCACTAAGTAGGTCAATGGAAtgctaacaacacaaaatcgGTTCTGCTGAATACACATTTTCTGTTATACGTTTGTACGTCGAATAAAATACATGCGgacgggtgtgacgtcctctttcAACTTTGATATTCAGCTTGTAAAGTGTAAACAGTTTGTGTTTAATAAATCTGAACAGCTAcgctataatatacattaatacataattaccaCGCTTAGGTACGTATatgcaaaaaatgcaaattacattaatttcattcggtatcatattttaattcgtATTAGGCTCTtgctttatatttataaacgataacatacttttatgtataagtacagttataaattataatattgtggtataatattatttgacggATTGGACAAAGTCGGGCCACCAATATCACTGCCTAACATCTGGAATTTATTTGAGTCGCATAAACcatttttgaacaatattttaccgtttacctatatttcatttgaacaatttaaattaaattctcttataaacataaaaaaacaaaaaaaaacagcaaCAAATTATCACGCCATTACGATAATGTATAACTGGACAAAAAAATGCTAATAGAACACATAAATTGGCACCCAACTTATTACGTTGATGTTTCTCATCGTTATTACAATAATCGCGACAACCGTATTTGAAAAGGCTTAAAGCTAGTAAGTTTTAACAAGTTTTTGTCACgactgcaccgaaagtttggtttttgaTAGcagttgaagcgttggaaagtgTCCTTATTCTGTCCAGTGGGCGGTAAAACGGAAATCCCCAAACGTGCTGGGCGCACATATCGCACTCACGtatatcccctgcacaaccagaccctgaaatctataccacggtccttacaaaatataaacttttggttaggtacatcatatacctattcatattattataacctccatgcgtgacgctttaaataattaaaaccaaatcgtttctttcatgaaatattgttgttgtataaCTATAGTCTAGTTGTTGTATAGATCTCTG
This portion of the Acyrthosiphon pisum isolate AL4f chromosome A1, pea_aphid_22Mar2018_4r6ur, whole genome shotgun sequence genome encodes:
- the LOC100167644 gene encoding enolase-phosphatase E1 (The RefSeq protein has 1 substitution compared to this genomic sequence) — its product is MPVNENVILLDIEGTITSISFVKDTLFPYVTKVLEDYIEKYWDDESFQQDLELLRAQAVIDSNVEGFVPISTGDNAKTSVINNVLWQMTNDKKTTALKQLQGHIWKDGYESGLLRGHLYEDVLPVLNKLTDFGKKIYTYSSGSTKAQEYLFQYSMYGDVSGIFLKYFDTKMGPKGSETSYINIANEINVNCSDILFLTDVVVEAEAAVKAGCNSIFLVRPGNAPLDPEKSSKFRIIKTLDELLETE